In Arachis hypogaea cultivar Tifrunner chromosome 17, arahy.Tifrunner.gnm2.J5K5, whole genome shotgun sequence, a single window of DNA contains:
- the LOC112763279 gene encoding uncharacterized protein, with protein MTWAIELSQYDLRYEPRHTIKAQAMADFLVEVVGDPTEEAGIRWRLHVDGASNQTSGGAGIILESPAGVIYEQSIKFKFPISNNQAEYEALLGGLILAREVGATRLEVCSDSQVVTSQVNGSYQARDSLMQKYLKKVKELAKQFKEVAIQHVPRERNTRANLLSKLASTKPGVSNRSLIQGMIKEPAVTLHLTKIGPSWMDPITDFLENGKLPKDEKEAKALRREAARYAIIQGQLFKKGLSQPLLKCLHPDQTDYVLKEVHKGCCGHHIGGKALAKKLIRAGYYWPSMMVDSKEFVRKCVKYQENANFNRAPATELSLLTSSRPFAQWGVDLLGPFPVGPGQVKYPIVAIDYYTKWIEAEPLASISSANCRKFMWRQVITRFGIPEVVISDNGTQFTDKKFMEFLAGLGIKQKFS; from the coding sequence atgacttgggccATCGAACTATCTCAATATGATTTGCGATATGAGCCCCGACATACGATCAAGGCACAAGCAATGGCAGACTTCTTGGTGGAAGTAGTGGGGGACCCGACCGAGGAAGCGGGCATACGGTGGAGGCTCCATGTGgacggggcctccaaccaaacgtccgggGGTGCCGGGATCATCTTGGAAAGTCCTGCCGGGGTCATATACGAACAATCAATCAAGTTCAAGTTTCCCATatcaaacaaccaagcggaatacgAGGCCCTCCTGGGCGGCTTGATCCTAGCTCGAGAAGTCGGAGCTACGAGGCTGGAAGTATGCAGTGACTCACAGGTCGTCACCTCGCAGGTcaacggaagctaccaagccagggACTCGCTGATGCAAAAGTACTTGAAAAAGGTCAAAGAGCTGGCAAAACAGTTCAAGGAGGTCGCGATCCAACACGTTCCGcgggaaaggaacacacgggcaaaCCTCCTATCAAAGCTAGCGAGCACGAAACCGGGAGTCAGCAACAGGTCCCTTATTCAAGGAATGATAAAGGAACCGGCAGTCACCCTCCACCTGACAAAGATAGGCCCCTCCTGGATGGACCCCATCACTGATTTTCTAGAAAACGGCAAACTCCCTAAAGACGAGAAGGAAGCTAAAGCATTGAGAAGGGAGGCGGCCAGATATGCAATCATACAGGGCCAACTGTTCAAAAAGGGACTTAGCCAGCCCTTGCTGAAGTGCCTCCAtcccgaccaaacggactacgtaCTCAAAGAAGTCCACAAGGGATGTTGCGgtcaccacatcgggggcaaagccctagcaaaaAAGCTCATCCGAGCTGGATATTACTGGCCGTCGATGATGGTCGACTCAAAAGAGTTCGTAAGGAAATGTGTAAAGTACCAAGAGAACGCCAACTTCAACAGAGCGCCGGCAACTGAACTAAGCCTGCTAACGTCCTCTCGACCTTTCGCACAATGGGGAGTTGATCTACTGGGACCTTTTCCGGTCGGcccgggacaagtcaaatacccCATAGTCGCTATCGACTACtataccaaatggatagaggctgaaCCACTGGCGAGCATATCCTCAGCCAATTGTCGaaaattcatgtggaggcaggtgataactcgATTCGGCATCCCGGAAGTTGTCATCTCGGACAACGGGACACAGTTCACCGACAAGAAATTCATGGAGTTCCTCGCCGGCCTGGGCATAAAGCAGAAATTCTCCTAA